From a single Rhabdothermincola sediminis genomic region:
- a CDS encoding iron ABC transporter substrate-binding protein has protein sequence MRLVPIWFSRRAGRRRATRPAALLALVLLAVPLAGAACSSGGDRPKLVVYSGRTEELIQPLLDRFRDETGIAVEVKYGDSADLALLIDQEGDRSPADVFISQSPGATGFLAGADRLRPLPEEVTSQVAPAYRAADGTWVGLSGRVRTLVYNKNLVDPATLPRSVLDLTDPAYKGKVAVAPQNGSFQDFVSAMRVQLGDERTADWLRGMAANQSPVFANNTAIVAAVGRGEVPMGLVNHYYNVRAQAEDPNVASVNYFFPDGDIGSLLLVTAASVLRTSAESDDAERLVRFLLSEDSQRYFAEKTQEYPLAGGVAPPASLPPLASLDVDTVDFGQLGAEFRSTIQMIKDSGIER, from the coding sequence ATGCGACTCGTCCCCATCTGGTTCTCCCGGAGAGCGGGCCGACGGCGGGCGACCCGGCCGGCCGCGCTGCTCGCGCTGGTGCTGCTCGCGGTCCCGCTGGCCGGTGCCGCCTGCTCCAGCGGCGGTGACCGCCCGAAGCTCGTCGTGTACTCCGGTCGCACCGAGGAGCTCATCCAGCCGTTGCTCGACCGCTTCCGTGACGAGACCGGTATCGCCGTCGAGGTCAAGTACGGCGACTCGGCCGACCTGGCTCTGCTGATCGACCAGGAGGGGGACCGGTCCCCGGCCGACGTGTTCATCTCGCAGAGCCCCGGGGCCACCGGCTTCCTCGCCGGAGCCGATCGACTTCGACCCCTCCCCGAGGAGGTCACCTCCCAGGTGGCGCCCGCGTACCGGGCAGCCGACGGCACCTGGGTCGGCCTGTCGGGGCGGGTCCGGACCCTCGTCTACAACAAGAACCTGGTCGACCCGGCCACCCTGCCGCGGTCGGTGCTCGACCTCACCGACCCCGCCTACAAGGGCAAGGTGGCGGTCGCACCGCAGAACGGCTCCTTCCAGGACTTCGTGAGTGCGATGCGGGTGCAGCTCGGTGACGAGCGCACCGCCGACTGGCTGCGGGGCATGGCTGCCAACCAGTCGCCGGTGTTCGCCAACAACACCGCCATCGTGGCGGCGGTGGGCCGGGGTGAGGTGCCCATGGGGCTGGTGAACCACTACTACAACGTCCGGGCCCAGGCCGAGGATCCCAACGTCGCCAGCGTCAACTACTTCTTCCCGGACGGCGACATCGGTTCGCTGCTGCTCGTCACCGCGGCCAGCGTGCTGCGTACCAGCGCCGAGTCCGACGACGCCGAACGGCTGGTGCGCTTCCTGCTGTCGGAGGACAGCCAGCGGTACTTCGCCGAGAAGACCCAGGAGTACCCACTGGCAGGCGGCGTGGCCCCTCCCGCGAGTCTGCCGCCGCTGGCGTCCCTCGACGTGGACACCGTCGACTTCGGCCAGCTCGGGGCGGAGTTCCGCAGCACGATCCAGATGATCAAGGACAGTGGCATCGAGC